TCCTCAGATTTATTCTTTGAACCTTTTATAACTTTAAATTCAATATAACCACCAGAATTTTTATTGTTATCAGTTTTCTGTTTAACATTCTTATATACCCTTTCTACTTCAAAAAAATATTTAATATAATTTTTCCTTTTATCACTTATTTTGGCAAAATAATTTTTTAAATTTTCAATATCAAATATATCATTTACAAAATCTACAATATTTTTTAAACTTCTTTTATTTATATCTTTATAAATAAATTCAAAATCCTTCTCTTCAATCTTTCCATCAAATTCCTTTACAATATCATCAAAAAGTTCCCATCTTGTTCCCCTCCACCTGTAAATCGATTGTTTAGGATCACCAACATAGAAAAAAGTTCCTTTATTCCCTTCAGGATCCATACCTGAAAGAGCATTTTCAACAAGTGGTTTTAGACTTTTCCACTGAATTAGACTCGTATCTTGAAACTCATCAACAAGAAAATGATAAAATTTTTCACCGAGTTTAAAAAATAGATATGGAACATCAGAATTTTTAACATAATTAAAAACAAGAATAGAAATATCTGAAAGGAAAATGAAACCTTCTTTTCTTTTTTTCTCTTCAAGATTTTTTTTGATTAATAAAAAGAAATCCTTTAAATTTCCCCCTAAAAATTCATAATTTTCTCCCAGTATCCTTTCCTTATCAAAAAAAGAGCTAAAATAATCAATAAAATTTTCATAAGGGTTAAGTGATTGAGATATACCTGAAATAAAATTTAAAAAATTTAATATTTTATTTTTTAAGAAAGAATCATTCGCTACCTGAGCTAAAACTTCATCTATAATCATTTTTATTTTTTCTCTCTCTTTTTCTTCAATTTCGGGCTCAGGGGGAATTTTAAGGTCAAGGGCACAGCTTTTCAAAAGGGAAAATAAAAAAGCATCTATTGTTTTAACGGAAAAATCTGAAAAATTATCTATAATTCCATCCTTTCCATCTAAAACTTTAAAAATAAAAGTATCATCAGATAGCGCAAGTTCTTTTAAATTTTTTAAAATTCTCTTTTTCATTTCTTCGCTTGCCTTATTTGTAAATGTTATAGCAAGTATCCTGTCAAATTTTATTCCTCTTTTTATGAGTTCTATATACCTATTAACAATTTCACTTGTTTTACCTCCACCTGCAGAGGATTCAATTCTTGTAAATCTTTTCATTTTACAATGGAAAAAAATTTTTCAACCTCATAAATAGTAATTTTTTTCATACATTCATAGGTATTATATTTACAGGTTCTTTCAAAACATGGGGAACAGAAAATTTTTTTATGAAATATATATACATTTTTCCCAAGGGGCTTTGTCCATAAGGGAGATGTTGAACCAAAAAATACAAAAACTTTTTTTCCCATACTTCCTGCTATATGAGCAATACCTGAATCATTACTGAATACATATTCTGCCTCTGAAATAATTTTTAAAACTTCTTTTAAATCAGTTTTACCTCTAAAATCAATAACTCCCTCAGGATATTCCCCGAGTTTTTTTCTGCCTATTACAATTACCTCAAATTTTTCCTTGAGTAAATATTCGGAAAGTTCTTTAAAAAAAACCCACTCCTTTGCCTTTCCATAAGTGGCATGGGGGGCAATTATTATAGTATTTTTTCTTTCCCTATCTGAAAACTTTTTTAATTCAGGATAATATAAAGTATAACTTTCCTCCATATCTATTAATCTCAAAAAACTTTTTAAAAGATGCTCTCTTTTAATGCAAAAAGAAGAAAGTTTATGAGTCAAAAGAAATCCCCTTCTATCACTTTCAAAACCTATTCTTATTTTTATCCCAACGAGAAAAGGAAAAAAGGCAGATGAAAAAGAAAAAGGTAATATATAGATTTCATTAAAACCTTTATCCTTTAAGGATTTTAAAATTTCAAAATATTCCTTATATGAGTTAAATCCTTTAAACTCAAAATCATAAAAAATATCCCTTAAAAATTCCTTTCCTATAACAGTAATCTTTCTATCAAATTTTTTCATAAGACCTTTTAAAAATCCCCTTGAAATAACTGCATCACCTATCCAGTTTGGAACTCTTACTATTATCAAGTTTATAACTTCATCTGTAAATAAAAATAAAATTTGGAACCTTTGCCTGGCTCAGAATCAACATAAATCTCTGATCCGTGTGCTTCAATAATTTCCTTCGCTATTGAAAGTCCCAATCCCATACCAAGTTTTTTTGTTCTTGAATCCTTTCCCTGAAAGTAAGGTCTAAAAATATAAGGAAGTTCGTCTTTACTTATCCCTGGACCAGTATCAATTATGGATACCTTTATTTTAGTATCCACTTTTTCTGCCTCAATTGAAACCTTACCACCAGGATTTGTAAATTTAAAAGCATTATTTAAAATATTTGTAATTCCTGATTTTAAAGCTTCAGGGTCACCGATAACTGTATTGGGAAAAGGAGGCATCTTTAAAACAAAATTGATATTTCTCTCCTGAGCTATTGGTAAATTTTCTTCATAAATTTCAAAAAGAAGTTCAGTAAGGTCGAAAATTTTAAATTCAAAACTTGTGGGGTATAATCCTTCTCTTGCACTGACAATAAAATTATTTATAATTGTTTCAAGATGGGAAACACTTCTTATTATTTTTTCAATATAGTCAAGTTTTTTTATATCATTTTCCTTTTTTGCTAATAAATTTATATAACCTTTAATCACAGAAACAGGCGAAAGAATTTCATGGGAAATTCTTGATAAGAAAGAAATTCTGTATTCTTCAAGAACTTTTTTTTCCCTTATTAATCTTGCTTCCTCTGATAATCTCTCTTTAAAAGAAATGATAAATTCTTTAAGATCATCATCAATTTTCAAAATTACATCAGGAATTTTTTCTTCATAATCACATTTTAAAATCCAGTTAAGAAAAAGTGAAAATCTCCTTATTTCTAAATAAATTAAATAAGCAAAAAAAAGATAAATAGAAAAAGATACGGGAAAAATATAATAATGTCCTTGAATAATTGAAAACACTGAGATAACAGCTGAAACAAACTCTATAAAAAGGATTAAAGATATTCTTACTATAAAACTTTTTCTAAACTCTTTTGATAGCCTTTTTAAAAATTTCATCTTTGACATTTTTAAATAGTAAAAAACCTGGTTCTTCTTTTACCTCAAAAATTGAAGGAATCTGAAATCTTTCAAAAGCCCTTTCTGGGTGGGGCATCATCCCAAGAACTCTTCCTTCAGGATCAGTTATACCTGCAATTGAATTAATCGAACCATTTGGATTAAAGGGATAATCTTTTGCAGGATTCCCATTTTCATCAACATATCTGAAAGCAACTAAATTATTTTTTTCAAGAAAATCAATTACTTTTTTTTCTGCAAAAAACTTGCCCTCACCATGAGCAATAGGAAAAGGATGAGGTGTTTCAAGACCTCTTACAAAAATGCTCTCACCCTCACCTTTCAAAAAAATCCATCTATCCTCAAATTCGCCACTTTCATTTTTTAAAAGATATGCATGGACTTTACCATCAAAAAAGGGAAGAATCCCACTCCTTAAAAGGACCTGGAAACCATTACATATACCAATTATATAACCTCCCCTTTTATAGAATTCATAAAGGGAATCCCATAATTTTTCTTTTATATAAAAGGCAAAAACCTTTCCTGCTTTAATATAATCACCAAAAGAAAAACCCCCAGGAAAAACTAAAAGTCTTGATTTTAAAATAATTGAAGGGTTATTTAGCCAATTTTTAAGTAAAAGTAAATCTACTTTTAACCCAATTTTTCTCAATGCATATAAAGTTTCCTCATCACAGTTAGTTCCAGGAGCAAAGATAATATATGCATCCATCAAATTATTCTTTTTTCACCTCCCCCACAAGCCTTACTTTATCATAAATTTTTATTCCACCTTTTGCGACAGCCCTCGCATAACAGGTAGAAGAAAATTCAGAGACATTTAAAACCTGAAGTGTTCCCATAAATATATATGGTAATTTTATTATTTTCCCTGTTTGTTTATCCCTAACAGTTTCTCCTTCTCTATAAATCTCAAAAAGGTCACCAATTTTTACACCATCATTTTTTCCAGCATCAATAAAAACTATATCAAAAGGTTCAATTTCTTTTCCTGCTTCTTCTTTAATATAAACTATCTCTGCTTCTATTTTTCTATCAGTAACAGGATAAATCTTAACATCATAAGGAATATCAGGAAATTCTATTTCTTTAAAATAATTCTCATCTTTTGAGTTAATTATATCAAAGGTTTTTTCAAGTAAAACAAGGGAAGAATTATCCTCTGTTCTTACAACCTTTATTATTCCAAGGGGTTCTACTAAAACTCCAAGGGAACCTTTTTTTCTTGATTTTATCTCTTTTCCAAATCTAAATGTTAAAAATTTATCATCTGGCTTTATTCCATCAAGATTACCTTTATTTATATAAATTTTGTCCCAGTAAAAGAATCTATCCTTTTTATCTTCCGAACCTATCAGCATCCCAAGGTATGAAACTGAAGATCTGGGTGCTATTACTCCAGAAGATAGAACAAGATCCTTAGCAACAGCAGGAACAGGTGGAGCAACAACTTTAATTTCAACAACTTCCTCAGGTGATATAGGTTTCTTTTCAATTTTTTCTACTCCATATACAGGGAAAAGAACACCTTCAGTAGGTGGAATTTCGGGAATGTAAAACTCTTGCCCAGGGTATATCCAGTGAGGATCTTTAATTTTATCAATATTTACCTTCCATATGGCAACCCAGAAAAAGGGATTACCATAATAATAGGATGCTATATCCCACAGGGTATCTCCCTTTTTCACAGTATGAACTCTTTCCCCTTGAAAGAGGAAAAATATAAATAAAAGGGGAAAAAATTTTTTCATAAACTTAAAAAAAATTTTTAGGAATTGAACCTTTATACATAAACTTTTGGTAATGAACTTAAAATTTTCACAAAAACTTCATGGGGTATTGTTAAAGACCATTCGCTAAGATCATTAAAAGTTATTTCATCTTTTCCAGAACTACCAACAATAATTACTTCGTCACCAGGTTTAACTTCAGGAAAAGAGCTCAAATCTAAAACACTTAAATCCATACTTAATGTTCCAAGTATTTTTGTCCTTCTTTTATTCACTATAAAATAACCCTTTTCCCATACATTTCTCATTATTCCTTTTGAATACCCAAAGTTAACAACACCAATCCTTGTATTTTTTCTTAAACGCAAATGACCTCCATAACCAATGTAAGAACCCTTTTTAAGCGTTTCAACTTTTAAAATTTTTGCTACAACTTTAACAGCAGGTTTTAAATTTTTAAAATTTTTAATAGAAGAATCAGGATAAACTCCATACATTAAAAGACCTAATCTGAAAGAATTAAAAGGAAAAGAGAGAACTTTGTCTCTCAACAAAAGATAAGAAGCACTATTTGAAGCATGAATAAATTTAAAAAATTCTCCAGTTGATGGAAAATGGGAATTTATAAAGTTTAAAAATTTTCCAATCTGATCCTCGGTAAAAGATTTATCATTTTCTGCCCTTGAAAAATGAGTAAATATTCCAAATCTTTCAATAAAGTCTATGTTTAATAGCTCATCAATAAGAGGATAAGCTTTTTCTATCGGAACACCACATCTTCCCATTCCCGTATCAATTTCTACCTGAATTTTTGCTTTTTTTTGTAATTTATTTGTAATTTTTCTAATCTCTTTTATCAAGGCTTTATCCCATATAGGTAAAACAAAATCCCTTTTCACTGCTTCTAAAAAGTCATTTATCATAATGGGGTTTAAAATAATCACTTCTCCCTCAATCCCAGAATCCTTAAGTTTAATGGCTTCCTCCATGTCACCCACACAGAAAAATTTTGCTCCCTCTTCTTGCAAAGCTTTTGAAACTTCTTTTAATCCAACACCATAGGCATCTGTTTTAATAACTGGAAAAAAAGTAAGATTTGTATTTTTTATAATCTGTTTATAATTGTATTTTAAATTCTTTAAATTCACCTCGCAGAAAGGACTTTTATTTATCTGCATTTATATATTATAGGAAAACTCTAATTTTTTTTCATTCAATTTTCTTTTAATTTTTTTAACTAATTCATAAAAAATTTCTTTCTCTTTACTATCAAGAATTTTTTTTGAAGGAGGTCTTATATTTAAAAAATTTAAAAATTTCCCATCTTTTTTTATTTCAAAATGAAGATGAGGACCTGTAGAAAGACCTGTTGAACCTACAAAACCTATTATCTCTCCCTGTTTAACCTTTTTTCCTTTCCTTATAAAAGAGGCAATTCTTCTAAGATGCCCATATCCTGTAATATAACCATTTTTATGTCTTATCTGGACAAAAT
This region of candidate division WOR-3 bacterium genomic DNA includes:
- a CDS encoding UvrD-helicase domain-containing protein; this translates as MKRFTRIESSAGGGKTSEIVNRYIELIKRGIKFDRILAITFTNKASEEMKKRILKNLKELALSDDTFIFKVLDGKDGIIDNFSDFSVKTIDAFLFSLLKSCALDLKIPPEPEIEEKEREKIKMIIDEVLAQVANDSFLKNKILNFLNFISGISQSLNPYENFIDYFSSFFDKERILGENYEFLGGNLKDFFLLIKKNLEEKKRKEGFIFLSDISILVFNYVKNSDVPYLFFKLGEKFYHFLVDEFQDTSLIQWKSLKPLVENALSGMDPEGNKGTFFYVGDPKQSIYRWRGTRWELFDDIVKEFDGKIEEKDFEFIYKDINKRSLKNIVDFVNDIFDIENLKNYFAKISDKRKNYIKYFFEVERVYKNVKQKTDNNKNSGGYIEFKVIKGSKNKSE
- a CDS encoding glycosyltransferase family 9 protein, whose translation is MIIVRVPNWIGDAVISRGFLKGLMKKFDRKITVIGKEFLRDIFYDFEFKGFNSYKEYFEILKSLKDKGFNEIYILPFSFSSAFFPFLVGIKIRIGFESDRRGFLLTHKLSSFCIKREHLLKSFLRLIDMEESYTLYYPELKKFSDRERKNTIIIAPHATYGKAKEWVFFKELSEYLLKEKFEVIVIGRKKLGEYPEGVIDFRGKTDLKEVLKIISEAEYVFSNDSGIAHIAGSMGKKVFVFFGSTSPLWTKPLGKNVYIFHKKIFCSPCFERTCKYNTYECMKKITIYEVEKFFSIVK
- a CDS encoding HAMP domain-containing sensor histidine kinase — encoded protein: MKFLKRLSKEFRKSFIVRISLILFIEFVSAVISVFSIIQGHYYIFPVSFSIYLFFAYLIYLEIRRFSLFLNWILKCDYEEKIPDVILKIDDDLKEFIISFKERLSEEARLIREKKVLEEYRISFLSRISHEILSPVSVIKGYINLLAKKENDIKKLDYIEKIIRSVSHLETIINNFIVSAREGLYPTSFEFKIFDLTELLFEIYEENLPIAQERNINFVLKMPPFPNTVIGDPEALKSGITNILNNAFKFTNPGGKVSIEAEKVDTKIKVSIIDTGPGISKDELPYIFRPYFQGKDSRTKKLGMGLGLSIAKEIIEAHGSEIYVDSEPGKGSKFYFYLQMKL
- the purQ gene encoding phosphoribosylformylglycinamidine synthase I, with amino-acid sequence MDAYIIFAPGTNCDEETLYALRKIGLKVDLLLLKNWLNNPSIILKSRLLVFPGGFSFGDYIKAGKVFAFYIKEKLWDSLYEFYKRGGYIIGICNGFQVLLRSGILPFFDGKVHAYLLKNESGEFEDRWIFLKGEGESIFVRGLETPHPFPIAHGEGKFFAEKKVIDFLEKNNLVAFRYVDENGNPAKDYPFNPNGSINSIAGITDPEGRVLGMMPHPERAFERFQIPSIFEVKEEPGFLLFKNVKDEIFKKAIKRV
- a CDS encoding LysM peptidoglycan-binding domain-containing protein → MKKFFPLLFIFFLFQGERVHTVKKGDTLWDIASYYYGNPFFWVAIWKVNIDKIKDPHWIYPGQEFYIPEIPPTEGVLFPVYGVEKIEKKPISPEEVVEIKVVAPPVPAVAKDLVLSSGVIAPRSSVSYLGMLIGSEDKKDRFFYWDKIYINKGNLDGIKPDDKFLTFRFGKEIKSRKKGSLGVLVEPLGIIKVVRTEDNSSLVLLEKTFDIINSKDENYFKEIEFPDIPYDVKIYPVTDRKIEAEIVYIKEEAGKEIEPFDIVFIDAGKNDGVKIGDLFEIYREGETVRDKQTGKIIKLPYIFMGTLQVLNVSEFSSTCYARAVAKGGIKIYDKVRLVGEVKKE
- the alr gene encoding alanine racemase, producing the protein MQINKSPFCEVNLKNLKYNYKQIIKNTNLTFFPVIKTDAYGVGLKEVSKALQEEGAKFFCVGDMEEAIKLKDSGIEGEVIILNPIMINDFLEAVKRDFVLPIWDKALIKEIRKITNKLQKKAKIQVEIDTGMGRCGVPIEKAYPLIDELLNIDFIERFGIFTHFSRAENDKSFTEDQIGKFLNFINSHFPSTGEFFKFIHASNSASYLLLRDKVLSFPFNSFRLGLLMYGVYPDSSIKNFKNLKPAVKVVAKILKVETLKKGSYIGYGGHLRLRKNTRIGVVNFGYSKGIMRNVWEKGYFIVNKRRTKILGTLSMDLSVLDLSSFPEVKPGDEVIIVGSSGKDEITFNDLSEWSLTIPHEVFVKILSSLPKVYV